In a single window of the uncultured Erythrobacter sp. genome:
- a CDS encoding aldo/keto reductase codes for MQFTRLGKSGLTISRLCLGCMSYGDTSKGWHGDWLLGEDAARPFFREALEAGINFFDTANIYSGGTSEEITGKLLKEMARRDEIVVATKAFGVWRNAPNCGGLSRKALFAAIDDSLSRLGMDYVDLFQIHRWDDVTPIAETMEALHDIVKAGKARYIGASSMYAWQFAKAQEVARANGWTRFISMQNQLNLLYREEEREMLPLCADQGVGVIPWSPLARGRLTRPFGETTVRSETDVVGKALYKAEDAADREVIDALADLAAQRGVPMASLALAWHFTKPQVAAPIIGATKPQHIADAVAALDIALSAEEIAALEAPYRPKFPTGMGMPVPAMDKVSVLGG; via the coding sequence ATGCAATTCACCCGCCTTGGCAAATCCGGTCTCACCATCTCGCGCCTGTGCCTCGGCTGCATGAGCTATGGCGACACCTCCAAAGGCTGGCACGGCGACTGGCTGCTGGGCGAGGATGCGGCGCGCCCGTTCTTCCGCGAGGCGCTGGAGGCGGGGATCAATTTCTTCGACACCGCCAACATCTATTCGGGCGGCACCTCGGAGGAGATCACCGGCAAGCTCCTCAAGGAAATGGCGCGGCGTGACGAGATCGTGGTCGCCACCAAGGCCTTTGGCGTGTGGCGCAATGCGCCCAATTGCGGCGGGCTGTCGCGCAAGGCGTTGTTCGCGGCGATCGACGATTCTCTGTCGCGCTTGGGAATGGATTACGTCGACCTGTTCCAGATCCACCGCTGGGACGATGTGACCCCCATCGCGGAGACGATGGAGGCGCTGCATGACATCGTGAAGGCGGGCAAGGCGCGCTATATCGGCGCGTCGTCGATGTATGCGTGGCAGTTCGCCAAGGCGCAGGAGGTGGCGCGGGCGAATGGCTGGACGCGGTTCATATCGATGCAGAACCAGCTCAATCTGCTCTACCGCGAGGAGGAGCGCGAGATGCTACCGCTGTGCGCGGATCAGGGCGTCGGCGTGATCCCGTGGAGCCCGCTCGCGCGCGGGCGGCTGACCCGGCCTTTCGGGGAGACCACGGTACGTAGCGAGACCGATGTGGTCGGCAAGGCGCTCTACAAGGCGGAGGACGCGGCGGACCGCGAAGTGATCGATGCGCTCGCCGATCTCGCCGCCCAGCGCGGTGTGCCGATGGCGAGCCTTGCGTTGGCGTGGCATTTCACCAAGCCGCAAGTCGCCGCCCCGATCATTGGCGCGACCAAGCCGCAGCATATTGCCGATGCGGTTGCCGCGCTCGATATCGCGCTGTCGGCGGAGGAGATCGCCGCGCTCGAAGCGCCCTATCGGCCCAAATTCCCGACCGGAATGGGGATGCCGGTGCCCGCAATGGACAAGGTTTCGGTGCTCGGCGGGTGA
- a CDS encoding response regulator transcription factor yields MDVVNIFLTGELGESLEDFVHDQRRFTFDRLGPEGPRRLVEGPMWAFVDWVMPELAGLELCRRLRADSRTADAHVTMVLEEDDAEDRRRALRAGADDYVIGPLTRTAVLDRVLALQSRGAERNATRRFELGALTIDMAALQARWDETPIVLRPNEFRLLRFLAENPNRVLTREDLISGLGKREPPIDERTVDVWIGRLRRAIKSAGGGNPLRTVRSLGYVFDLG; encoded by the coding sequence ATGGATGTCGTCAATATCTTCCTGACAGGCGAACTGGGCGAAAGCCTGGAGGATTTCGTCCATGATCAGCGGCGTTTCACCTTCGACCGGCTCGGCCCGGAAGGCCCGCGGCGGCTGGTGGAGGGGCCGATGTGGGCCTTTGTCGACTGGGTGATGCCCGAACTGGCCGGGTTGGAGCTGTGCCGCCGCCTGCGCGCCGATTCGCGCACGGCTGATGCCCATGTGACGATGGTGCTGGAAGAAGACGATGCCGAGGATCGCCGCCGCGCGTTGCGGGCCGGAGCCGATGATTATGTGATCGGGCCTTTGACGCGCACTGCCGTGCTCGACCGGGTGCTGGCACTGCAATCGCGCGGGGCAGAGCGCAATGCGACCCGGCGGTTCGAACTCGGCGCGCTGACGATCGACATGGCGGCGCTTCAGGCGCGCTGGGACGAGACGCCGATCGTGTTGCGGCCGAACGAGTTTCGCCTGCTGCGCTTCCTCGCCGAAAACCCCAACCGGGTGCTGACGCGTGAGGATCTGATCAGCGGCCTCGGCAAGCGCGAACCGCCGATTGACGAGCGGACGGTGGATGTGTGGATCGGCCGGTTGCGCCGCGCGATCAAGTCAGCCGGCGGCGGCAACCCGCTGCGCACGGTGCGGTCGTTGGGGTATGTGTTCGATCTGGGGTGA
- a CDS encoding TonB-dependent receptor — MSTGTRLAGLLLLTTSLTLPSVLHAQDVPQEDEAAQDPLTEEVEGEPPVEDLQETDISVPGGGIIVTGRRNRDPARNSGQVLSVLSEADIARTGEGDIAGALARISGLSLVGNGRVFVRGLGDRYSLALLNGLPLPSPEPLSRVVPLDIFPTSVIASSLVQKTYSANFPGEFGGGVINLTTKAIPTEDFLTIGFTGSGDTETTFQNGLTYFGSRWDTFGFDNGNRDFPTALQGLIASGTRINDAPIDVQRQLAGQIMPLNLVTLQKNDELPINFSANITGGASFEVGDGNYLGLIATAGITNTWRNRNVTSQQFGDAEAGQILFDSRNFITDNKVLVNGLIGIGLDIGEHTIRWTNLYIRDTLKTARLATGTDSFTDVARPFDFQTQQTGWFERQLMDSQIVAEFNFDAFELDLRGGYARTDREAPYNAIVPYIRTNIPGDPFGDKFVVDVGAQVGGTERIQVGFEDLTEELWFGGADVTFEVSDTLSLTAGYAYSDTTRRSLSFIIRPLLGSSAELNTALRALGLRRPGDIINGAVLAEFPDGTPFFNVTVSDPTPFPVFDAALTTHAGYGLARFRPTDRLNIEAGVRYEDALQVAAPDLTFGGGNLANPTRIANDYFLPSATITWEAIDDLQLRLSASQTIARPQFRELVEQTYFDPESNRRFRGNPFLQDSELINVEARAEYYLGGPKKVSLAGFYKKIDNPIENFLITAPGIIETSYANAPSAELYGAELDASYGIDLADWGGFFETKQFLIIANYTYTQSSISVGATDLAPIPGATGQLASQLFDDGSPLVGQSDHVANLSLGIEDLDKVQQFTVLFNYASERVTLRGGALPDVVEDPGLTVDLVARSAIKLGGLPLELSLEARNIFGRDNFEFQEVNGNRAELNTFDVGTSFAIGVKAEF; from the coding sequence ATGTCGACCGGCACGCGCCTGGCAGGGCTGCTGCTTCTCACCACGTCGCTCACCTTGCCGTCTGTTCTGCACGCGCAGGATGTGCCGCAGGAAGATGAAGCGGCGCAGGACCCGCTTACCGAAGAGGTGGAGGGCGAGCCCCCAGTTGAGGATTTGCAAGAAACCGATATCTCGGTTCCGGGCGGCGGGATTATCGTCACCGGACGGCGCAACCGCGATCCGGCGCGTAACTCAGGCCAAGTGCTCAGCGTGCTGAGCGAGGCCGATATCGCCCGCACCGGCGAAGGCGACATCGCCGGCGCGCTGGCGCGGATCAGCGGCCTGTCGCTGGTCGGCAATGGCCGCGTCTTCGTGCGCGGTCTGGGCGATCGCTACTCGCTCGCGCTGCTGAACGGCCTGCCACTCCCCAGCCCCGAGCCTTTGAGCCGCGTCGTCCCGCTCGACATCTTCCCGACCAGCGTGATCGCATCGAGCCTCGTGCAGAAGACCTATTCGGCCAACTTCCCGGGCGAATTCGGCGGCGGGGTGATCAACCTCACCACCAAAGCGATCCCGACCGAGGACTTCCTCACCATCGGCTTTACGGGCAGTGGCGATACCGAGACGACCTTCCAGAACGGGTTGACCTATTTTGGCAGCCGCTGGGACACCTTCGGTTTCGATAACGGCAACCGCGATTTTCCGACCGCGCTGCAAGGCCTGATCGCTAGCGGCACCCGCATCAATGATGCGCCGATCGACGTGCAGCGCCAGCTCGCCGGGCAGATCATGCCGCTCAATCTCGTCACCCTGCAAAAGAATGACGAGCTGCCGATCAACTTCAGCGCCAACATCACCGGCGGCGCTTCGTTCGAGGTGGGTGATGGCAATTACCTCGGCCTGATCGCGACCGCCGGGATCACCAACACCTGGCGCAATCGCAATGTCACCAGCCAGCAGTTCGGCGATGCCGAAGCGGGCCAGATCCTGTTCGATTCGCGCAACTTCATCACCGACAACAAGGTGCTGGTGAACGGCCTCATCGGCATCGGCTTGGACATCGGCGAGCACACCATCCGCTGGACCAACCTCTACATCCGCGACACCCTCAAGACCGCGCGTCTCGCGACCGGCACGGACAGCTTCACCGATGTCGCCCGTCCGTTCGACTTCCAGACCCAGCAGACCGGCTGGTTCGAACGCCAATTGATGGATTCGCAGATCGTTGCCGAATTCAACTTCGACGCCTTCGAGCTCGATCTGCGCGGCGGCTATGCCCGCACGGACCGCGAGGCGCCTTATAACGCCATCGTCCCCTACATCCGCACCAACATCCCTGGCGATCCGTTCGGCGACAAGTTCGTGGTCGATGTCGGCGCGCAGGTCGGCGGGACCGAGCGGATCCAGGTCGGTTTCGAAGACCTGACCGAAGAACTGTGGTTCGGCGGTGCTGACGTGACCTTCGAAGTCTCCGACACGCTGTCGCTGACCGCGGGCTATGCCTATTCGGATACGACCCGCCGTTCGCTGTCCTTCATCATCCGCCCGCTGCTCGGCTCCTCGGCAGAGCTCAACACCGCGCTGCGGGCCTTGGGCCTGCGCCGTCCGGGTGACATCATCAACGGCGCGGTGCTCGCCGAATTCCCCGATGGCACGCCGTTCTTCAACGTCACCGTGTCAGATCCGACCCCCTTCCCGGTGTTCGATGCGGCGCTGACGACCCATGCCGGTTACGGTCTGGCCCGGTTCCGCCCGACCGACCGTCTGAATATCGAGGCGGGCGTCCGTTATGAGGACGCGCTTCAGGTCGCGGCGCCCGATCTCACCTTCGGCGGCGGCAATCTCGCCAACCCGACGCGGATCGCTAACGACTACTTCCTGCCGTCTGCCACAATCACCTGGGAGGCGATTGACGATCTCCAGCTGCGGCTCTCGGCCTCGCAGACCATCGCTCGCCCGCAGTTCCGCGAGCTGGTCGAACAGACCTATTTCGATCCCGAGAGCAACCGCCGCTTCCGCGGGAACCCGTTCCTTCAGGACAGCGAGCTGATCAACGTTGAAGCGCGCGCCGAATACTACTTGGGCGGCCCGAAGAAGGTCAGCCTCGCCGGGTTCTACAAGAAGATCGACAACCCGATCGAAAACTTCCTGATCACGGCGCCTGGCATCATCGAGACGAGCTATGCCAATGCCCCCTCGGCCGAGCTTTACGGTGCCGAGCTTGATGCCTCATACGGCATTGATCTGGCCGACTGGGGCGGGTTCTTCGAGACCAAGCAGTTCCTGATCATTGCCAACTACACCTACACCCAGTCGTCCATTTCGGTGGGCGCGACCGATCTGGCCCCGATCCCCGGCGCAACCGGCCAGTTGGCGAGCCAGCTGTTCGACGATGGCTCGCCGCTGGTCGGCCAGTCCGATCACGTCGCCAACCTGTCGCTCGGCATCGAGGATCTCGACAAGGTCCAGCAGTTCACCGTGCTGTTCAATTATGCGAGCGAGCGTGTGACCCTGCGCGGCGGGGCGCTGCCCGATGTGGTGGAAGACCCGGGCCTGACGGTCGATCTGGTCGCCCGGTCGGCAATCAAGCTGGGCGGTCTGCCGCTCGAATTGTCGCTGGAAGCCCGCAACATCTTCGGGCGCGACAATTTCGAGTTCCAAGAAGTGAACGGCAACCGCGCCGAGCTGAACACCTTCGACGTGGGCACGAGCTTCGCCATCGGGGTGAAGGCGGAGTTCTGA
- a CDS encoding tetratricopeptide repeat protein, translating to MSVTAFALALFAATPLAGAPAAHLKDPELAVQPLAAGRAEQALATLQKASAADPHDAAVLINLGIAYAQAGDDGKARDAFEAALACHEVVELDTADGSATDSRRLARKAIKMLERGEFRAPAMRGEQLTLRD from the coding sequence ATGTCCGTTACCGCTTTCGCACTCGCGCTGTTTGCTGCGACCCCGCTGGCAGGGGCTCCTGCCGCTCACCTCAAGGATCCCGAACTGGCGGTGCAGCCGCTCGCCGCTGGCCGTGCCGAACAGGCGCTGGCGACGCTTCAGAAGGCGAGCGCGGCCGATCCGCATGACGCCGCGGTGCTGATTAATCTCGGCATCGCCTATGCACAGGCGGGTGACGACGGGAAGGCGCGAGACGCGTTCGAAGCGGCGCTGGCCTGTCACGAAGTGGTCGAGCTCGACACCGCCGATGGCAGCGCCACCGATTCGCGGCGTCTGGCCCGCAAGGCGATCAAGATGCTTGAGCGGGGCGAGTTCCGCGCGCCTGCGATGCGCGGCGAACAATTGACCCTTCGCGACTGA
- a CDS encoding lytic transglycosylase domain-containing protein, which translates to MICTAALGLATQAQADVLELGADGARWVAGPLAGQSLATPAAVDPKAASSVPLSAANLDFAEAPSIPEHAIADPARHAAGIPLRYHAKILELAVRFDLSPSLLEALVWQESRWNENAVSPVGAQGLAQLMPGTARYLGVNPHDPFANLEGGARYLREQLDRFGGDLEKALAAYNAGPGRVERAGGVPNIRETKQYVAAIMGRLSNHSRIVGQ; encoded by the coding sequence ATGATTTGTACTGCTGCACTCGGGCTTGCCACCCAAGCCCAGGCAGACGTGCTCGAACTGGGAGCTGATGGCGCGCGCTGGGTGGCAGGGCCGCTTGCGGGCCAGTCTCTCGCTACGCCTGCTGCGGTCGATCCTAAGGCCGCATCTTCCGTGCCGCTCAGCGCAGCGAACCTCGACTTTGCCGAGGCTCCTTCAATCCCCGAGCACGCCATCGCCGATCCTGCGCGCCATGCCGCCGGGATTCCGCTTCGCTATCACGCCAAGATCCTCGAACTCGCAGTGCGGTTCGACCTGTCGCCCAGCCTGCTTGAAGCGCTGGTGTGGCAGGAAAGCCGCTGGAACGAGAACGCGGTCTCGCCCGTCGGCGCACAGGGGCTGGCCCAGCTGATGCCGGGCACGGCCCGCTATCTCGGGGTGAACCCGCACGATCCCTTCGCCAATCTCGAGGGCGGGGCGCGGTATCTGCGCGAACAGCTCGACCGGTTTGGCGGCGATCTGGAAAAGGCGCTAGCCGCCTACAACGCCGGGCCGGGACGGGTCGAGCGCGCCGGGGGTGTCCCCAATATCCGTGAGACAAAGCAATATGTTGCCGCCATCATGGGGCGGCTTTCCAACCATTCGCGCATCGTCGGCCAGTGA
- a CDS encoding TrbC/VirB2 family protein, with the protein MMSLFRLPARFAAALALALTPSVAFAKTADPAGSGPINNALLWLQGTLLGTVATTIAVMAVAAIGFMMLTGRMNWRFGATVIIGVFILFGATTIVAGIQSAAG; encoded by the coding sequence ATGATGTCGCTGTTCCGCCTTCCTGCCCGTTTTGCTGCTGCTCTCGCGCTGGCGCTCACGCCGAGCGTCGCCTTTGCGAAGACCGCCGATCCAGCCGGCTCCGGCCCGATCAACAATGCGCTGCTGTGGCTGCAAGGCACGCTGCTGGGCACGGTGGCGACCACGATTGCGGTGATGGCGGTGGCGGCGATCGGCTTCATGATGCTGACCGGCCGGATGAACTGGCGTTTCGGTGCGACAGTGATCATCGGCGTGTTCATCCTGTTCGGCGCGACCACCATCGTCGCCGGCATCCAGTCGGCGGCGGGATAA
- a CDS encoding VirB3 family type IV secretion system protein — translation MSELIRNPVHRALTRPQMFAGVTMNFFIINLMVTTIAFLILKSWWILPVPMVMHVIGYFASLREPRVFDLWITKVSKCPRVPNFKRWGCNSYAP, via the coding sequence GTGAGCGAGCTCATCCGCAACCCGGTGCACCGCGCGCTCACCCGGCCGCAGATGTTTGCGGGCGTGACGATGAATTTCTTCATCATCAACCTGATGGTGACGACGATCGCCTTCCTGATCCTCAAAAGCTGGTGGATTCTGCCGGTGCCGATGGTGATGCACGTGATCGGCTACTTCGCTTCGCTGCGCGAACCGCGCGTTTTCGACCTGTGGATCACCAAGGTTTCGAAGTGCCCGCGCGTGCCCAATTTCAAGCGCTGGGGATGCAATTCCTATGCGCCTTAA
- a CDS encoding VirB4 family type IV secretion/conjugal transfer ATPase has protein sequence MVKWIGAAAWSAKEARVGDRLPYARLVDENTVLLRDGSVMSAIQVPGLLFETEDSDALNAHAATREVMLRSTLDARFVMYHHVIRRRVEVELEAEFPDALSRHIDARWKQRLAGGSLFINDQFVTLIRRPARGKTGLPERVSKFFSRQGQDEPEADPKDVRSLKAAITGLVASLQNYGAAVLGDYHSPGSSDGTNSEMLELLSALYNGEMRPVRRPAPETDIGHMLPYRRASFGLDAMELRGSTAPDFAAILGLKDYPEATSPGLLDNLLRLPFEMVVTESYAPNERTTAKERIDLALRRSRSVDEEAAAERAEMLAARDALGNGAVGFGDHHLTVLVRERDLARLDDAMASCAAALADTGAIAVREDTNLEPAFWAQFPGNEEYIVRRALISSANMAGFGSFHGFALGQASGNHWGDAVTLLETTSATPFFFNFHHGDLGNFSVIGPSGSGKTVVMNFLAAQAQKFRPRTILFDKDRGAELFIRGIGGRYSRIAPGDPTGFNPLSLPDSPANRAFLRDWLAVLLKAEGPEEYSTISAAVDATYGNDPSLRRLRHFKELLAGARRPTPGDLADRLAAWIGSPSGDGGEHAWLFDNERDRLDLSERVLGFDMTALLENPRLRTPTMMYLFHRIDERLDGQPTMILIDEGWKALDDEVFAARIRDWLKTLRKRNALVGFATQSARDALDSRISTALVEQTATMVFMPNSRARPEDYCDGFGLTDHEFALIRSLPAHSRCFLVRQPDASVVVRLDLSGSPEVLTILSGRESAVRRLDLLREAVGDQPAAWFPALTGRAWPDGEVDQDGQPMWQAAE, from the coding sequence ATGGTGAAATGGATCGGAGCCGCCGCGTGGAGCGCGAAGGAAGCGCGCGTCGGCGACCGCCTGCCCTATGCGCGCCTTGTCGACGAGAACACCGTGCTGCTGCGCGATGGCTCGGTGATGAGTGCGATTCAAGTGCCCGGCCTGCTGTTCGAAACCGAGGATTCCGACGCTCTCAACGCTCACGCCGCGACGCGTGAGGTGATGCTGCGCAGCACGCTCGATGCGCGGTTTGTGATGTATCACCACGTCATCCGCCGCCGGGTGGAAGTGGAGCTTGAGGCTGAATTCCCTGATGCCCTGTCGCGCCATATCGATGCGCGTTGGAAGCAGCGGCTGGCGGGCGGATCGCTGTTCATCAACGACCAGTTCGTGACCCTGATCCGCCGCCCCGCCCGCGGCAAGACCGGTCTGCCGGAGCGCGTCTCCAAGTTCTTCTCCCGGCAGGGCCAGGACGAGCCTGAGGCCGATCCCAAGGACGTCCGCAGCCTTAAGGCCGCGATCACCGGCCTCGTCGCCTCGCTCCAGAATTACGGCGCGGCGGTGCTGGGCGATTACCATTCGCCAGGCAGCAGCGATGGCACCAATTCCGAAATGCTGGAGCTGCTCTCGGCGCTCTACAATGGCGAGATGCGCCCGGTGCGCCGGCCAGCGCCGGAAACCGATATCGGCCATATGCTGCCCTATCGCCGCGCCTCTTTCGGGCTCGACGCGATGGAGCTGCGCGGGTCAACCGCGCCCGATTTCGCCGCGATCCTCGGGCTGAAGGACTATCCCGAGGCGACGTCGCCGGGCCTGCTCGACAACCTGCTGCGTTTGCCGTTCGAGATGGTGGTGACCGAAAGCTACGCCCCCAATGAACGCACCACGGCTAAGGAACGCATCGACCTTGCCTTGCGCCGCTCGCGCTCGGTGGACGAGGAAGCCGCAGCCGAACGGGCCGAAATGCTCGCCGCGCGTGATGCGCTGGGCAATGGGGCGGTGGGCTTTGGTGACCATCACTTGACTGTGCTGGTACGCGAACGCGATCTCGCCCGCCTCGATGACGCCATGGCATCCTGCGCCGCTGCGCTGGCCGACACCGGCGCGATTGCGGTGCGCGAGGACACCAATCTCGAACCGGCGTTCTGGGCGCAGTTCCCCGGCAATGAGGAATACATCGTCCGCCGCGCGTTGATCTCCTCGGCCAACATGGCAGGCTTCGGCAGCTTCCACGGCTTTGCCTTAGGGCAGGCGAGCGGCAACCATTGGGGCGATGCGGTGACGCTGCTGGAAACGACCAGCGCCACCCCGTTCTTCTTCAACTTCCACCACGGCGACCTCGGCAATTTCTCGGTCATCGGGCCGAGCGGCTCGGGCAAGACCGTGGTGATGAACTTCCTCGCCGCGCAGGCGCAGAAGTTCCGCCCCCGCACGATCCTGTTCGACAAGGATCGCGGGGCGGAGCTGTTCATTCGCGGGATCGGCGGGCGGTACAGCCGCATTGCGCCGGGCGATCCCACCGGGTTCAACCCGCTCTCGCTCCCCGATAGTCCCGCCAACCGTGCCTTCCTGCGCGATTGGCTCGCCGTGCTGCTCAAGGCCGAGGGGCCGGAGGAATACTCCACCATCAGCGCCGCAGTCGATGCGACCTATGGCAATGACCCGAGCCTGCGCCGCTTGCGGCACTTCAAGGAATTGCTGGCCGGCGCCCGCCGCCCGACGCCTGGCGATCTGGCGGATCGGCTGGCAGCATGGATCGGCTCGCCGAGCGGGGATGGCGGCGAACACGCGTGGCTGTTCGACAATGAACGCGACCGGCTCGACCTGTCGGAGCGCGTGCTCGGCTTCGACATGACCGCGCTGCTCGAAAACCCGCGCCTGCGCACGCCGACGATGATGTACCTGTTCCACCGCATCGACGAGCGGTTGGACGGGCAGCCGACCATGATCCTGATCGATGAGGGCTGGAAGGCGCTGGACGACGAGGTCTTCGCCGCGCGCATCCGCGATTGGCTCAAGACTTTGCGCAAGCGCAACGCGCTGGTCGGGTTTGCGACGCAATCGGCGCGCGATGCGCTGGACAGCCGGATTTCCACCGCGCTGGTCGAACAGACCGCGACGATGGTGTTCATGCCCAACAGCCGCGCGCGGCCTGAGGATTATTGCGACGGCTTCGGCCTGACGGATCATGAATTCGCGCTGATCCGCTCGCTGCCCGCGCATTCACGCTGCTTCCTGGTGCGGCAGCCCGATGCGAGTGTCGTGGTGCGGCTCGACCTGTCGGGTTCGCCCGAGGTGCTGACGATCCTGTCGGGCCGTGAAAGCGCAGTGCGCCGCCTCGATCTGCTGCGCGAAGCGGTCGGCGATCAGCCTGCGGCGTGGTTCCCGGCGCTCACCGGACGGGCGTGGCCTGATGGTGAAGTCGATCAGGACGGCCAGCCCATGTGGCAGGCGGCCGAATGA
- a CDS encoding type IV secretion system protein, with protein sequence MTTTCDLAAQSMGTGVSAALSAVDCIASGMSEQAFNRLFGTEGQLTFALTLMLVLYVSFFALSLMLGRSNLGVRALLPKVITMGLVMGFATSFVAFSTIFYNIFIGGPDQIAGILTGTQGESATAVFAQKLDVVFLAIQQASGDTKDIAAFSPPGMMWMGAMLLLLGTVGLLVTARIALALLLAVGPIFVVLALFEGTRGLFTGWLKGLTMMALAPLFGVLGGSIMLELAVPVLAALVAVPGQIDQQAAMAFFVVGAVHMALMLLSLKVASSMVAGWQVFGLVPEKEHSRSNDSSRSVPVPQSVGTAPRNTNVAPLSPGLSPRRVDLGPLQTVAAANDTGPAGTVARETRVYATGGGGGQVVPLNPATSRTRGIGNRFRSASSAKPVPAPKAPPPETYQ encoded by the coding sequence ATGACGACCACCTGCGATCTTGCCGCGCAGTCGATGGGCACCGGCGTTTCAGCGGCGCTGAGCGCGGTCGATTGCATAGCCAGCGGCATGAGCGAGCAGGCCTTCAATCGCCTGTTCGGGACCGAGGGGCAGTTGACATTCGCGCTGACGCTAATGCTGGTGTTGTATGTTAGCTTCTTCGCGCTCTCGCTGATGCTGGGGCGGTCGAACCTTGGCGTGCGCGCGCTGCTGCCCAAGGTGATCACGATGGGTCTGGTGATGGGATTCGCCACCAGTTTCGTCGCCTTCTCGACGATCTTCTACAACATCTTCATCGGCGGGCCGGACCAGATCGCGGGCATCCTCACCGGGACGCAGGGCGAAAGCGCGACCGCTGTGTTCGCGCAGAAGCTCGACGTGGTTTTCCTCGCGATCCAGCAGGCGAGCGGTGATACCAAGGATATCGCCGCGTTCTCGCCGCCGGGCATGATGTGGATGGGCGCGATGCTGTTGCTGCTCGGCACGGTCGGCTTGCTGGTGACGGCGCGGATCGCGCTGGCGCTGTTGCTCGCGGTGGGGCCGATCTTCGTGGTGCTGGCCCTGTTCGAAGGCACGCGCGGATTGTTCACTGGGTGGCTCAAAGGGCTGACGATGATGGCGCTTGCCCCGCTGTTTGGGGTGCTGGGCGGGTCGATCATGTTAGAGCTGGCCGTGCCGGTGCTCGCCGCATTGGTGGCGGTGCCGGGGCAGATCGACCAGCAGGCTGCGATGGCGTTCTTCGTGGTCGGCGCGGTGCACATGGCGCTGATGCTGCTGTCGCTCAAGGTCGCCTCGAGCATGGTGGCAGGTTGGCAGGTGTTCGGTCTGGTGCCGGAAAAAGAGCACAGCCGCAGCAATGACAGCTCGCGTTCCGTGCCGGTGCCACAGTCGGTTGGCACAGCCCCGCGCAACACCAACGTCGCCCCACTTAGTCCGGGCTTATCCCCGCGCAGGGTGGACCTTGGCCCGCTCCAGACAGTGGCAGCGGCCAACGATACCGGGCCTGCGGGAACAGTGGCGCGCGAAACCCGTGTCTATGCGACGGGCGGCGGAGGCGGGCAGGTGGTGCCCTTGAACCCTGCCACCTCGCGCACCCGCGGCATCGGCAACCGCTTCCGTTCGGCATCGTCTGCCAAGCCTGTGCCCGCGCCGAAAGCCCCCCCTCCGGAGACCTATCAATGA
- a CDS encoding TrbG/VirB9 family P-type conjugative transfer protein has product MTRAVLLASLALCLAAPVVAQDNRLQTRVFDENVVVRIDGKVKVQTTIKFAPDEVIENVAIGDSAAWQVQPNKAQSILFVKPLETDARTNMTVVTDKRTYLFDLVASPRNSALYVLQFRYPELEKAAEEARLAAIAEAEAQALRALEAPEQVAAAADPYSVSDPANLNFAWASAGARDLLPSRAYDNGNAVFLTWPQGVAIPAILVTNAAGDEGPVNYTVRGDTLVVDGVPPQIILRSGRDTATLTNTGPTPLSARQAGLTAPRKKGS; this is encoded by the coding sequence ATGACCCGCGCCGTGCTCCTCGCGAGCCTCGCTCTCTGCCTTGCCGCGCCTGTTGTTGCGCAGGACAACCGCCTGCAAACACGCGTCTTTGACGAGAATGTCGTGGTGCGGATCGATGGTAAGGTGAAGGTCCAGACCACGATCAAGTTCGCGCCCGACGAAGTGATCGAGAATGTCGCGATCGGCGATTCCGCCGCGTGGCAGGTGCAGCCGAACAAGGCCCAGTCGATCCTGTTCGTGAAGCCGCTGGAAACCGATGCGCGCACCAATATGACGGTGGTGACGGACAAGCGTACCTACCTGTTCGATCTGGTTGCGTCCCCAAGAAATTCAGCGCTTTATGTGCTGCAATTTCGCTATCCCGAGCTGGAAAAGGCGGCCGAGGAAGCGCGTCTTGCCGCCATTGCCGAAGCCGAGGCGCAGGCCTTGCGGGCGCTCGAAGCGCCAGAGCAAGTGGCCGCTGCGGCAGACCCCTATTCGGTGAGCGATCCGGCCAATCTCAACTTCGCCTGGGCCAGCGCGGGCGCGCGCGATCTGCTGCCGTCACGCGCCTATGACAATGGCAATGCGGTGTTTCTGACCTGGCCGCAGGGCGTTGCGATCCCTGCGATCCTCGTGACCAATGCAGCGGGCGATGAAGGGCCGGTCAATTACACCGTGCGCGGCGATACGCTGGTGGTGGATGGGGTACCGCCGCAGATCATCTTGCGCTCCGGCCGCGACACCGCGACGCTCACCAACACCGGCCCCACGCCGCTCTCGGCCCGCCAAGCGGGGCTGACTGCGCCGCGCAAGAAGGGGTCGTGA